A genomic window from Papaver somniferum cultivar HN1 unplaced genomic scaffold, ASM357369v1 unplaced-scaffold_15, whole genome shotgun sequence includes:
- the LOC113335812 gene encoding protein TIFY 10a-like: protein MSSSSSQEMMNSKNFSESYSMLMSQYFKENKGSFGPTPMNLSLSSSPAGAPAMDLSPSGSSNRQVNVMDFFPQNTGFGPSTPSSLETPKKVECERAHPMTIFYGGKVVVIDYLSEAKAQEVLGLAKKFSVVNNSTTRQPPSSFVAPNDFIKKDAPNDFIKKDALPPRHHQQQKQQTINASDLPISRNASLHRFLAKRKDRINSRAPYQVGGSSSSASGKADEAKANIKVEENKKIWLGLGSQSAQQLADLGLQL, encoded by the exons ATGTCAAGCTCATCTTCACAAGAGATGATGAACTCCAAGAATTTCTCAGAGAGTTATAGTATGTTGATGAGTCAGTACTTCAAAGAAAACAAAGGTAGTTTTGGTCCAACACCCATGAatttatcattatcatcatctccAGCAGGAGCTCCGGCGATGGATCTTTCGCCATCTGGGTCTTCTAACCGGCAAGTTAACGTCATGGATTTCTTTCCTCAAAATACTGGTTTCGGTCCTAGTACTCCAAGTTCATTAGAAACGCCAAAGAAGGTCGAATGTGAAAGAGCACATCCGATGACAATATTTTACGGTGGAAAGGTGGTGGTTATTGATTATTTATCTGAAGCAAAAGCGCAAGAAGTGTTGGGTCTTGCAAAGAAGTTCTCGGTTGTTAATAATTCTACTACTCGACAACCACCGAGTAGTTTCGTTGCGCCGAATGATTTTATCAAGAAGGATGCTCCGAATGATTTCATTAAGAAGGATGCGTTGCCTCCTAGACATCAtcagcaacaaaaacaacaaaccaTTAACGCTTCTG ATTTACCTATATCGAGAAATGCTTCATTACACCGGTTCTTGGCGAAGAGAAAGGATAGGATCAATTCAAGAGCCCCATATCAAGTTGGAGGTTCTTCATCTTCAGCCTCCGGCAAGGCTGATGAAGCTAAAGCAAATATTAAGGTAGAGGAAAACAAGAAGATATGGCTGGGTTTGGGTTCCCAATCTGCGCAACAGTTGGCGGATTTAGGCTTACAATTGTAG
- the LOC113335743 gene encoding protein TIFY 10a-like, which translates to MSSSSAKEMMKSKSFSQTCDLLSEYMKGNKGGFGPPAINLSSSAPASSVGISSSTYNNEVKLMGLFPQQHASLGATPNTMETKNKPESPQMTIFYGGKIMVLDNLTADNAKQVLGFAENFSGSYIVSTRETAGNSVVPVNNILIRKDLLPPSHQQRQQQQQRPIPIASGSSSSSLYINASDVPAAKNLSLQRFLAKRKERISARAPYQVKASSSTPKDSHKEMDESKTWLGLGPKSTSQMEI; encoded by the coding sequence ATGTCAAGTTCATCGGCAAAAGAGatgatgaaatcaaagagtttctCCCAAACGTGTGATTTACTGAGCGAATATATGAAAGGGAATAAAGGTGGTTTTGGTCCACCAGCCATTAATCTATCATCTTCGGCACCGGCATCTTCAGTGGGCATTTCATCGTCGACATACAACAACGAAGTTAAGTTGATGGGATTATTTCCTCAACAACATGCTTCTTTAGGTGCAACACCAAACACAATGGAAACAAAGAATAAGCCGGAATCTCCTCAAATGACAATATTTTACGGCGGAAAGATAATGGTTTTGGATAATTTAACGGCAGACAATGCAAAACAAGTTCTGGGTTTTGCTGAGAATTTCTCAGGCTCATACATTGTGAGTACTCGAGAAACTGCGGGAAATAGTGTCGTCCCTGTGAACAACATTTTGATTCGCAAGGATTTATTGCCTCCAAGCCATCAACagcgacaacaacaacaacagagacCCATTCCCATTGCTTCCGGTAGTTCTTCATCATCTCTATATATAAATGCATCTGATGTACCCGCAGCTAAAAATCTTTCACTACAAAGATTTTTGGCGAAAAGAAAAGAGAGGATTAGCGCAAGAGCACCATATCAAGTTAAGGCTTCATCTTCGACCCCCAAGGATAGTCATAAAGAGATGGACGAAAGCAAGACATGGCTCGGTTTAGGTCCCAAATCTACATCTCAAATGGAGATATAG